A single Parabacteroides timonensis DNA region contains:
- a CDS encoding type I phosphomannose isomerase catalytic subunit encodes MLYPMTFKPILKKILWGGSDICPFKGITPVEEGIGESWELSHVDGNFSVVENGELAGKNLDELIRTYGKELVGEKVIEQFGETFPLLIKFIDARDDLSIQVHPDDELARKRHNSFGKTEMWYVINAAKGAALYSGFSQQIDADEYVKRVENNTIMDVLKRYEVTPGDVFFLPAGRVHAIGAGCFIAEIQQTSNITYRIYDYDRKDANGNGRELHTELAKDAIDYTLLPDYRTHYKGHTNATVELADCKYFTTNLLDLDTMMVRDFSELDSFVVYICMSGKASIRDNKGNEIFVHQGQTVLMPADTQVVTISPAPGAKFMETYIGD; translated from the coding sequence ATGTTATATCCGATGACATTCAAGCCTATCCTCAAGAAGATCCTTTGGGGAGGCTCAGACATCTGCCCGTTCAAGGGCATCACACCGGTTGAAGAAGGAATCGGTGAGAGTTGGGAACTTTCGCACGTGGACGGCAATTTTTCCGTGGTGGAAAACGGTGAGCTGGCTGGCAAAAACCTTGACGAACTGATCCGTACCTATGGAAAAGAGTTGGTCGGAGAGAAGGTGATAGAGCAGTTCGGCGAGACGTTCCCTCTGTTGATAAAGTTCATCGACGCCCGTGATGACCTGTCTATCCAGGTACACCCCGACGACGAACTGGCCCGCAAACGTCACAACTCCTTCGGCAAGACCGAAATGTGGTATGTGATAAATGCAGCTAAGGGGGCCGCCCTCTATTCCGGTTTCTCGCAGCAGATTGATGCCGACGAGTACGTGAAACGGGTGGAAAACAACACCATCATGGACGTTCTGAAGCGTTATGAAGTGACGCCGGGCGACGTTTTCTTCCTGCCCGCCGGACGCGTTCACGCAATCGGTGCCGGCTGCTTCATCGCCGAGATACAGCAGACCAGCAACATTACTTACCGCATCTACGACTACGACCGCAAGGACGCTAACGGTAACGGACGCGAACTGCACACCGAGCTGGCTAAGGATGCGATAGACTATACCTTGCTGCCCGACTACCGTACGCACTACAAAGGCCATACCAACGCGACGGTCGAACTGGCCGACTGCAAGTACTTCACCACCAACCTGCTGGATCTCGACACGATGATGGTGCGCGACTTCTCCGAGCTCGACTCCTTCGTAGTCTACATCTGCATGAGTGGCAAGGCTTCCATCCGTGACAATAAAGGCAACGAAATATTCGTCCATCAGGGACAGACCGTGCTCATGCCCGCCGATACACAGGTCGTCACGATCTCTCCGGCACCGGGCGCGAAGTTCATGGAAACGTATATCGGGGACTGA
- a CDS encoding alpha amylase C-terminal domain-containing protein has product MESLNLIKNDPWLAPYKEAIEGRYQYVIEKENILTNKGKQTLSEMASGYLYFGLHKTNKGWVFREWAPNATAIYLIGTFNDWKKEERYSMKRQGYGVWEIALPEEMLHHEDLFKLLVEWDGGSGERIPAWIRRVVQDDNTKIFSAQVWNPATPYTFKNKRFKPNTAPLLIYECHIGMSTNEEKVGSYDEFRRNILPRIAREGYNAIQIMAIQEHPYYGSFGYHVSSFFAASSRFGTPEELKQLIDDAHGMGIAVIMDIVHSHAVKNEVEGLGRFDGSYNQYFLSGSRREHPAWDSLCFDYGKNEVLHFLLSNCKFWLEEYKFDGFRFDGVTSMLYYSHGLGEAFCNYGDYFNGHQDGDAIAYLTLANKLIHEVNKNAITIAEEVSGMPGLAAKYEDGGYGFDYRMAMNIPDYWIKTIKEKKDEDWHPSSIWWETTNRRADEKTISYAESHDQALVGDKTIIFRLIDAEMYWHMHKDDHNFMVERGVALHKMIRLVTASTINGGYLNFMGNEFGHPEWIDFPREGNGWSHKYARRQWELVDNMDLKYHYLGDFDREMIGLIRSVKNFQSTPIQKVWDSDGDQILAYMRKDLVFVFNFSPSKSYTDYGFLVPVGEYEVVLNTDATCFGGFGLADDSIHHFTQFDPLYKKEKKEWLKLYIPARSAVVLRKVKVKK; this is encoded by the coding sequence ATGGAGTCGCTGAATCTAATAAAGAATGACCCTTGGCTTGCCCCTTATAAGGAGGCGATAGAAGGAAGGTATCAATACGTGATAGAAAAGGAAAACATCCTGACTAACAAAGGTAAACAAACCTTGTCTGAAATGGCTTCCGGCTATCTGTACTTCGGCCTGCACAAGACCAACAAAGGCTGGGTGTTCCGCGAATGGGCCCCGAATGCCACCGCTATATATCTGATCGGTACGTTCAACGATTGGAAAAAAGAAGAACGGTATAGCATGAAACGCCAGGGATACGGCGTCTGGGAAATAGCTCTCCCCGAAGAAATGCTGCACCACGAAGACCTCTTCAAACTGCTCGTAGAGTGGGACGGAGGAAGCGGCGAACGCATCCCGGCATGGATACGCCGTGTCGTACAGGACGACAACACCAAGATATTCAGTGCGCAGGTATGGAATCCGGCCACACCGTATACGTTCAAAAATAAACGGTTTAAACCCAACACCGCCCCGCTGCTGATCTACGAATGCCATATCGGTATGTCGACTAACGAGGAGAAAGTGGGTTCATACGATGAGTTCCGCCGCAACATCCTGCCGCGCATCGCTCGCGAAGGTTACAACGCCATCCAGATCATGGCCATACAGGAACATCCTTATTATGGCTCCTTCGGCTACCATGTGAGCAGCTTCTTCGCCGCCTCGTCGCGTTTCGGCACGCCCGAAGAGCTGAAACAGTTGATAGACGACGCACACGGCATGGGAATTGCCGTTATCATGGATATCGTTCACAGCCACGCGGTGAAGAACGAAGTGGAAGGCCTCGGCCGTTTCGACGGTTCCTATAACCAGTATTTCCTTAGCGGTTCGCGCCGCGAGCATCCGGCCTGGGACTCGCTTTGCTTCGACTATGGCAAGAACGAAGTCCTGCACTTCCTCCTTTCCAACTGCAAGTTCTGGCTCGAGGAGTATAAGTTCGATGGTTTCCGTTTCGACGGTGTCACCTCGATGCTTTATTATAGCCACGGTCTGGGTGAAGCATTCTGCAACTACGGCGACTACTTCAACGGACATCAGGACGGCGACGCCATCGCTTACCTGACACTGGCCAACAAACTGATCCACGAGGTCAACAAAAACGCCATCACCATCGCCGAGGAAGTAAGCGGTATGCCTGGTCTGGCGGCTAAATATGAAGACGGAGGCTATGGCTTCGACTACCGTATGGCCATGAACATCCCCGACTACTGGATCAAGACCATCAAGGAAAAGAAAGACGAAGACTGGCATCCTTCCTCCATCTGGTGGGAGACGACTAACCGTCGCGCTGACGAAAAGACAATCAGTTACGCCGAAAGTCACGACCAGGCTTTGGTAGGAGATAAAACCATCATCTTCCGTCTGATAGATGCGGAAATGTATTGGCACATGCACAAGGACGATCATAACTTCATGGTCGAACGTGGTGTCGCGCTTCATAAGATGATACGCCTCGTGACGGCTTCGACCATCAACGGCGGCTACCTCAACTTTATGGGCAACGAGTTCGGGCATCCGGAGTGGATCGATTTCCCGCGCGAAGGCAACGGATGGTCGCATAAATACGCCCGCCGCCAGTGGGAGCTGGTAGACAACATGGATTTGAAGTACCATTACCTGGGCGACTTCGACCGCGAAATGATCGGGTTGATCCGCAGTGTGAAGAACTTCCAGTCTACCCCCATCCAGAAGGTGTGGGACAGCGACGGCGACCAGATCCTGGCCTATATGCGTAAAGACCTCGTGTTCGTGTTCAACTTCAGCCCCTCGAAGTCGTATACCGACTATGGCTTCCTCGTACCCGTAGGCGAGTACGAAGTGGTACTCAACACGGATGCTACCTGCTTCGGTGGCTTCGGTTTGGCCGACGACTCCATACATCATTTTACACAATTTGACCCATTGTATAAAAAAGAGAAAAAAGAATGGCTTAAACTTTACATTCCCGCACGCAGTGCTGTTGTATTGAGAAAAGTAAAAGTAAAGAAGTAA
- a CDS encoding cation:proton antiporter, which yields MSRGTKSIAFYLVMIVVFGSLMYFIAKEGESQQLESAITSAYDAPKDLGEGFTVFWELMTHHIQSPIGILLLQIITILLTCRLFGWLFQKIGQPTVIGEIVAGIVLGPSVLGHLSPEVSGFLFPIESLANITILSQFGLILFMFAIGMELDITEVRKKLKETILISHTSTIVPFFCGMLTAYFVYDTYADKSTPFLSFALFVGIAMSITAFPVLARIIQEKGLTRTHLGTISLASAANGDITAWCLLAVVIAIAQAGSMLSAIYNILFSVIYIAFMFFAVRPFLKMVGHIYHNKEVIDKGLVAFMFLLLIISAYLTEMLGLHALFGAFIAGVVMPSNVKFRKIMTEKVEDVSLALFLPLFFVSTGLRTEIGLLNSPELWWMCGVFILVAIIGKFGGAMFSARFVGESWKDSLYIGALMNTRGLMELVVLTIGYEMKILPPSIFVMLVLMTLVTTFMTIPLVSFIKFCFQTREKIKEYKAVDVADGTFKVLLSFGRAANGQIMLDVAYQMFAHRRHQVDLTALHLTVGSDVNPLHTDNFEEVSFGPILYGAKKLGVNIETRYEVSNNAGQDITDIVNTEGFDFLLVGSGISMSNQPDDIEANRYRTSFYNKYFKRFKAPESWFYPGALLKDKTKMFIGKSNCDVGVFVNRGFVKASNVIVVIDSERDLFLLDYTSTLLKTTHGTASILDRSSSTTPGSEKIQHAIHQFTESIKQASLIADKDMSAATFNSYNFMLISYDSWNDVSEHRREALQKMPSTLILNHKERTEE from the coding sequence ATGAGTAGAGGAACAAAGAGTATCGCTTTTTACCTGGTGATGATCGTTGTATTCGGTTCGCTGATGTACTTCATCGCCAAGGAAGGAGAAAGCCAGCAGCTTGAAAGCGCCATCACGTCGGCCTACGACGCCCCGAAAGACCTCGGGGAAGGTTTCACCGTTTTCTGGGAACTGATGACCCACCATATACAGTCGCCCATCGGCATCCTGCTGTTGCAAATCATCACGATCCTGCTGACGTGCCGCCTGTTCGGTTGGTTGTTCCAAAAGATAGGGCAACCGACGGTGATCGGCGAGATCGTGGCTGGTATCGTGCTTGGGCCTTCGGTATTGGGGCATCTGTCGCCCGAAGTTTCGGGGTTCCTCTTCCCTATCGAGTCGCTGGCCAACATCACAATCCTGAGCCAGTTCGGGCTGATCCTCTTTATGTTTGCCATCGGGATGGAACTGGATATCACCGAGGTACGGAAAAAATTGAAGGAGACGATCCTTATCAGCCATACGAGTACGATTGTTCCTTTCTTCTGCGGGATGCTTACCGCCTACTTCGTCTACGACACCTACGCTGATAAAAGCACGCCTTTCCTATCCTTCGCCCTGTTTGTGGGCATCGCCATGAGTATCACCGCCTTCCCTGTGTTGGCACGTATCATACAGGAGAAGGGATTGACGCGTACGCATCTGGGGACGATCTCGCTCGCCAGCGCGGCCAACGGCGACATAACGGCCTGGTGCCTACTGGCAGTCGTGATAGCCATCGCACAGGCGGGTTCGATGCTGAGTGCGATCTACAATATACTCTTCTCGGTGATTTACATCGCTTTCATGTTCTTTGCCGTCCGGCCGTTCCTGAAGATGGTGGGACATATCTATCATAATAAGGAAGTGATCGACAAGGGTCTGGTGGCTTTTATGTTCCTTCTGTTGATTATCTCGGCTTACCTGACGGAGATGCTGGGGTTGCATGCGCTGTTCGGTGCGTTCATCGCAGGGGTGGTGATGCCGAGTAACGTGAAGTTCCGCAAGATCATGACCGAGAAGGTGGAAGACGTCTCGCTGGCGTTGTTCCTGCCTCTTTTCTTCGTCTCGACGGGGTTGCGCACGGAGATCGGGCTGTTGAACAGTCCGGAGCTGTGGTGGATGTGCGGGGTGTTCATACTCGTTGCCATCATCGGTAAGTTCGGCGGGGCGATGTTTTCCGCCCGTTTCGTCGGGGAGAGCTGGAAAGACAGCCTCTACATCGGGGCGTTGATGAATACGCGCGGGTTGATGGAGCTGGTGGTGCTCACCATCGGCTACGAAATGAAGATACTTCCGCCTTCGATCTTCGTGATGTTGGTGTTGATGACGCTCGTGACAACCTTCATGACCATCCCGCTGGTGTCGTTCATCAAGTTCTGCTTCCAGACGCGGGAGAAGATCAAAGAATACAAGGCGGTGGACGTGGCGGACGGGACTTTCAAGGTCTTGCTCTCCTTCGGACGTGCCGCCAACGGACAGATCATGCTGGATGTGGCCTACCAGATGTTTGCGCACCGCCGTCACCAGGTAGACCTTACGGCGCTTCACCTCACCGTCGGCTCGGATGTGAACCCGCTTCACACCGACAACTTCGAGGAAGTGAGCTTCGGCCCGATCCTTTACGGGGCAAAGAAGCTGGGGGTGAACATCGAAACGCGCTACGAGGTGTCGAACAACGCGGGTCAGGACATCACCGACATCGTCAACACCGAGGGTTTCGACTTCCTGCTTGTCGGCTCGGGCATATCCATGAGCAACCAGCCGGACGACATCGAGGCGAACCGTTACCGCACCTCTTTCTACAACAAGTACTTCAAACGTTTCAAAGCGCCCGAATCGTGGTTCTACCCCGGTGCGCTGCTTAAGGATAAGACGAAGATGTTCATCGGCAAGAGTAATTGCGACGTGGGCGTGTTTGTGAACCGTGGCTTCGTGAAAGCGAGCAACGTGATCGTGGTGATCGACTCCGAGCGCGACCTCTTCCTCCTGGATTATACCTCGACCTTGCTCAAGACAACGCACGGCACGGCAAGCATCCTCGACCGCAGCAGCTCGACCACGCCGGGCAGCGAAAAGATACAACATGCCATCCACCAGTTCACGGAATCCATCAAACAGGCTTCCCTCATCGCCGACAAGGACATGAGCGCAGCTACTTTCAACAGCTACAACTTCATGCTCATCAGCTACGACAGTTGGAACGACGTCTCGGAACATCGCCGCGAAGCTTTGCAGAAAATGCCGTCCACCCTGATCCTCAACCATAAGGAACGGACAGAGGAATGA
- a CDS encoding RNA polymerase sigma factor — protein MNGIQFQQKLLGLQENMMNFALMLTANRDDAQDLLQDTALKVLDNQDKFVDNVNFKGWVLTVMRNIFINNYHKVVRVQTVVDSSVDLYNLDVVNDSGFDSPDKAYNIQEITKVINALNDDLKMPFSMFVSGYKYNEIADKLDLPLGTVKSRIFFARQELQKNLQDFR, from the coding sequence ATGAATGGAATACAATTTCAACAAAAATTATTGGGCTTACAAGAGAACATGATGAATTTCGCTCTTATGCTCACTGCTAACAGGGACGATGCCCAGGATTTACTGCAAGATACAGCACTTAAAGTTTTAGATAATCAGGATAAATTCGTTGACAACGTTAATTTCAAAGGTTGGGTTCTGACCGTTATGCGTAATATTTTCATCAATAACTACCATAAGGTGGTACGCGTACAAACGGTAGTAGACTCCAGCGTAGACCTCTACAACCTGGACGTGGTTAACGACTCCGGTTTCGACTCGCCCGACAAGGCGTACAACATCCAGGAGATCACCAAGGTAATCAACGCCCTGAACGATGACCTGAAGATGCCGTTCTCGATGTTCGTCAGCGGATACAAGTACAACGAGATAGCCGACAAGCTTGATCTCCCGCTCGGAACAGTTAAAAGCCGTATCTTCTTCGCCCGTCAGGAGCTCCAGAAGAATTTGCAGGATTTCAGATGA
- a CDS encoding outer membrane beta-barrel protein: MTTMISKINKTILLFAAGILSTTVSAQQGTGGREHGQYSHQEQQQRRQQQREYRQEQRDTTRTKTSYLTVSGGVGSSSFRYDLDYRIEGFQEKGNRDSKLGYEVDIRYSYFFNPHWGVATGVGISRYATVGRLRGDMSDDKYMKLGTMTDDDDFSGHPRDFELRARLKSLEEKQTAFLLDIPLMAMYQTRFGEEENWGLYAGLGVKLQLPVQTKYKVQSNAASELNVSGYYPHIPSDVGSPSESPVPHHGFGTISDPGKELDWSGKNKLKLGLAGTAELGFMVALGEDTDLLLGGYIDYGFTNMKKKKDQGLLSTPASYHPEGNKIVGQGIPYNGMLNSNVTDKVKVMSFGVKLGLRFKLN, from the coding sequence ATGACAACAATGATTTCCAAGATAAATAAAACCATTCTATTGTTTGCCGCCGGCATCCTGTCCACCACCGTTTCCGCCCAGCAGGGAACGGGTGGCAGGGAACACGGCCAGTACAGCCACCAGGAGCAGCAACAACGCCGCCAACAGCAGCGTGAGTACCGACAGGAGCAGCGCGACACGACGCGCACGAAAACGTCTTACCTCACTGTCTCGGGCGGTGTGGGCTCTTCTTCCTTCCGTTACGACCTGGACTACCGGATCGAAGGTTTCCAGGAAAAAGGCAACCGGGACAGCAAGCTCGGTTATGAAGTCGATATCCGTTACAGCTACTTCTTCAACCCTCACTGGGGGGTTGCCACGGGGGTAGGAATCTCCCGCTACGCCACAGTAGGCCGTTTGAGGGGGGATATGTCGGACGACAAATACATGAAACTGGGCACAATGACCGACGACGACGACTTCTCGGGACACCCGCGCGACTTCGAGCTGCGTGCCCGCCTGAAGAGTCTGGAAGAGAAACAGACCGCTTTCCTGTTGGATATCCCGCTGATGGCGATGTACCAGACGCGTTTCGGGGAAGAGGAAAACTGGGGATTGTATGCCGGACTAGGGGTTAAACTGCAACTTCCTGTCCAGACAAAATACAAGGTGCAGAGTAACGCGGCCAGCGAACTGAACGTATCGGGTTACTACCCGCATATCCCTTCGGACGTGGGTTCGCCATCTGAGTCGCCTGTGCCTCATCACGGGTTCGGCACGATCAGCGACCCGGGTAAGGAGCTCGACTGGAGCGGCAAGAACAAGTTGAAATTGGGTTTAGCCGGAACGGCCGAACTGGGCTTCATGGTTGCCCTCGGCGAGGACACCGACCTGCTGCTGGGCGGCTATATCGACTACGGCTTCACCAACATGAAAAAGAAGAAGGATCAGGGCCTGTTGTCGACCCCGGCGTCTTATCATCCGGAAGGGAATAAGATCGTCGGACAAGGTATCCCTTACAACGGCATGTTGAACTCGAATGTGACCGACAAGGTGAAGGTTATGTCGTTCGGCGTGAAACTAGGGCTTAGGTTCAAACTGAATTGA